The following are from one region of the Juglans regia cultivar Chandler chromosome 10, Walnut 2.0, whole genome shotgun sequence genome:
- the LOC109010181 gene encoding uncharacterized protein LOC109010181: MESATTCWEADEGWELYNDDGFVYKRKKRRRDPVAAEKPASSTDPEAEERNRKERKRRTLLKLKSQYQGEIDQWELLSNSLRAMEEKAGHSQRQSSVLQKQQAEREGLAETAALGVSPQYLPEFVDGLLVDELLLQVEAQEAIIRDISNLCDVTEAMCNAQEERLKQSLIDLPIWASPHELIASLCDD; encoded by the exons ATGGAGTCGGCGACCACGTGTTGGGAAGCCGACGAGGGGTGGGAGCTTTATAACGATGATGGCTTCGTCTACAAGCGCAAGAAGCGCCGCCGCGACCCTGTGGCTGCCGAAAAACCCGCATCGAGCACGGATCCTGAGGCGGAGGAGAGGAACCGGAAGGAGCGGAAGAGGAGGACACTGCTGAAGCTGAAGTCGCAGTACCAAGGAGAGATCGACCAGTGGGAGCTTTTGTCGAACAGCTTGCGTGCAATGGAGGAGAAAGCCGGTCACAGCCAACGTCAGAGTTCGGTTCTACAAAAACAACAAGCTGAACGCGAGGGACTAGCAGAAACGGCGGCGCTCGGTGTTTCGCCTCAGTATTTGCCGGAGTTTGTTGATGGGTTACTCGTGGATGAGCTTCTCTTACAG GTGGAAGCCCAAGAAGCGATTATACgggatatttcaaatttatgcGATGTAACAGAAGCTATGTGTAATGCACAGGAAGAGCGATTGAAACAATCTTTAATCGATCTTCCAATATGGGCTTCACCGCATGAGCTCATCGCATCACTTTGTGATGATTGA
- the LOC109010182 gene encoding uncharacterized protein LOC109010182, which produces MGKSLTLIHVSFLLFRPRSMITSLTRVISLSLPKPIDNTLFSLSPSSLFFSTTSTQFPLQYDMIINRPTQSQPRHTPARVRKSNPDYSPEFDSPEKPVSEQGFEDWVDEKLLSESGTNRPSSEKLEMDKSMRKYYSKRRKRMYGSDSDEDGKRHDEGFVELKPEVVEFNRLHEREEELYFYDTFAYPWEKEKHYKMVYQLEKKYFPDHCLDKAFLEPGESNANNAKGKVKKKAGVKSGEKNCEDHDEGGDGKKLVFFDEEGEQKGREELAKKDASKDVTEKKVEEFFKCLNKVPKKDGEVVNEPYLVTRSMELPPRWDSPCGTVVLVNKPKGWTSFTVCGKLRRLVKVKKVGHAGTLDPMATGLLIVCVGKATKLVDRYQGMIKGYSGVFRLGEATSTWDADSAVIQREPWEHIKDEEIKKTAASFCGEIWQVPPMFSAIKVGGEKMYEKARRGESIELSPRRISIFRFDIERSLDDRQNLIFRVTCSKGTYIRSLCADFGKALGSCAHLTALRRDSIGEYSADDAWDFKELEESITKSYF; this is translated from the exons ATGGGGAAGTCTCTCACTCTAATTCACGTATCCTTCCTTCTCTTCCGTCCCAGATCCATGATTACTTCCTTGACGCGagtaatctctctctcattaccCAAACCTATTGACAATACCCTCTTTTCGCTATCTCCCTCTTCGCTTTTTTTCTCCACCACGTCCACCCAATTCCCTCTTCAGTACGATATGATCATCAACCGCCCAACTCAGTCCCAACCTCGCCACACCCCAGCCCGCGTACGCAAGTCAAACCCAGACTACTCACCAGAGTTTGATTCACCAGAGAAACCCGTTTCGGAACAGGGCTTCGAGGACTGGGTGGATGAAAAGCTGTTATCAGAGAGCGGAACAAACCGACCCAGTTCGGAAAAATTGGAAATGGACAAGTCTATGAGGAAGTACTACAGtaagaggaggaagaggatgTATGGGTCGGATTCGGATGAGGATGGTAAGCGGCACGATGAGGGGTTTGTGGAACTGAAGCCTGAGGTGGTGGAGTTTAATAGATTGCATGAGAGAGAGGAGGAGTTGTATTTTTACGATACGTTTGCGTATCCGTGGGAGAAGGAGAAGCATTACAAGATGGTGTATCAGTTGGAGAAGAAGTATTTTCCTGATCATTGCCTCGACAAGGCATTTCTTGAACCCGGCGAATCGAATGCAAATAATGCGAAGGGGAAGGTAAAAAAGAAAGCTGGTGTTAAGAGTGGGGAGAAGAACTGTGAGGATCACGACGAGGGAGGGGATGGTAAGAAGTTGGTGTTCTTTGACGAAGAAGGAGAACAAAAGGGTAGGGAGGAATTAGCGAAGAAGGATGCGAGTAAGGATGTTACGGAGAAGAAGGTAGAGGAGTTCTTTAAGTGTTTGAATAAAGTTCCCAAAAAGGATGGTGAAGTCGTGAATGAGCCATACCTTGTGACAAGGAGTATGGAGCTTCCGCCAAGATGGGATAGTCCGTGCGGGACGGTGGTTTTAGTGAACAAACCCAAAG GATGGACATCATTTACAGTTTGTGGAAAGCTGCGTCGCCTAGTCAAAGTGAAAAAG GTAGGGCATGCCGGAACCCTTGATCCAATGGCAACTGGTTTGTTAATTGTATGTGTTGGTAAAGCCACAAAGTTGGTAGACAG ATATCAAGGTATGATTAAGGGCTATAGTGGGGTTTTCCGACTAGGGGAGGCCACTTCGACTTGGGATGCTGATTCAGCG GTCATTCAGCGGGAGCCTTGGGAGCATATCAAAGATGAGGAGATAAAGAAAACTGCCGCCTCCTTTTGTGGGGAAATTTGGCAGGTTCCCCCGATGTTCTCTGCTATCAAA GTTGGAGGAGAAAAGATGTATGAGAAAGCAAGAAGGGGAGAGAGCATTGAACTTTCACCTAGAAGGATTTCAATCTTCCGGTTTGATATTGAGCGTAGCTTAGATGACAG GCAAAATCTGATTTTCCGGGTGACATGCTCCAAAGGTACATACATACGTTCACTATGTGCAGATTTTGGGAAGGCTCTTGGCAG TTGTGCTCATTTAACTGCTCTTCGAAGGGATTCAATTG GTGAATATTCAGCAGATGATGCATGGGACTTCAAAGAGCTGGAAGAGTCAATTACCAAAAGTTATTTCTAA